One Streptomyces sp. R28 DNA window includes the following coding sequences:
- a CDS encoding 2'-5' RNA ligase family protein, with the protein MGTVTIGVSIAVPEPHGSLLQERRAGFGDAAAHGIPTHVTLLPPTEVDASLLPAIEDHLVEVAAAGRAFPMRLSGTGTFRPLSPVVFVQVVEGAEACTWLQKQVRDASGPVARELQFPYHPHVTVAHGIDDESMDRAFEELADYQAAWPCTGFALYEQGADGVWRRLRDFTFGGTVVPPQAGHVEHGSIPAS; encoded by the coding sequence GTGGGGACCGTAACGATCGGCGTGTCGATCGCGGTCCCGGAGCCTCACGGCAGCCTGCTCCAGGAGCGGCGCGCGGGCTTCGGCGACGCCGCGGCTCACGGCATCCCCACGCACGTCACGCTGCTGCCGCCGACAGAGGTCGACGCCTCGCTGCTGCCCGCGATCGAGGACCATCTCGTCGAGGTCGCGGCCGCCGGCCGTGCCTTCCCGATGCGGCTGTCCGGCACCGGCACCTTCCGGCCCCTCTCGCCGGTCGTCTTCGTCCAGGTCGTCGAGGGCGCCGAGGCCTGCACCTGGCTGCAGAAGCAGGTCCGTGACGCCTCCGGGCCGGTGGCACGCGAACTGCAGTTCCCGTACCACCCGCATGTCACGGTCGCGCACGGTATCGACGACGAGTCGATGGACCGCGCCTTCGAGGAACTGGCCGACTACCAGGCCGCCTGGCCCTGCACCGGCTTCGCCCTCTACGAACAGGGCGCCGACGGGGTATGGCGCAGGCTGAGGGACTTCACCTTCGGGGGGACGGTGGTTCCGCCGCAGGCGGGCCATGTGGAGCACGGGTCGATCCCGGCGAGTTAG
- a CDS encoding decaprenylphospho-beta-D-erythro-pentofuranosid-2-ulose 2-reductase → MKDAFGIPQSLLVLGGTSEIALATARRLIARRTRTVWLAGRPSPALDQSAADLRALGADVHTVAFDALDPESHEAVLGKVFAEGDVDMVLLAFGVLGDQARDEREPLNAVRVAQTNYTGAVSASLVSAGALQSQGHGSLVVLSSVAGERARRANFIYGSSKAGLDAFTQGLGDALHGTGVHVMVVRPGFVRSKMTAGLEEAPLATTPEAVATAIEVGLRRRSETVWVPGALRLVMSALRHAPRGLFRRLPI, encoded by the coding sequence GTGAAGGACGCCTTCGGCATCCCCCAGTCCCTGCTCGTCCTCGGCGGTACGTCCGAGATCGCGCTGGCCACCGCACGCCGCCTGATCGCGCGCCGTACCCGCACGGTCTGGCTGGCGGGCCGCCCGTCACCCGCCCTCGATCAGTCCGCGGCGGATCTGCGCGCCCTGGGCGCCGACGTGCACACCGTGGCCTTCGACGCCCTCGACCCCGAGTCCCACGAGGCGGTGCTCGGCAAGGTCTTCGCGGAGGGCGACGTCGACATGGTGCTCCTCGCCTTCGGAGTCCTCGGCGACCAGGCACGCGACGAGCGCGAGCCACTGAACGCGGTACGCGTCGCCCAGACCAACTACACGGGCGCCGTGTCGGCGAGCCTGGTCAGCGCCGGCGCCCTCCAGTCCCAGGGCCACGGCTCGCTCGTCGTCCTGTCCTCCGTCGCCGGTGAGCGGGCCCGCCGCGCCAACTTCATCTACGGCTCCAGCAAGGCCGGCCTCGACGCCTTCACCCAGGGCCTGGGCGACGCACTGCACGGCACCGGCGTGCACGTCATGGTCGTACGCCCCGGATTCGTACGCTCGAAGATGACCGCCGGCCTGGAGGAAGCCCCCCTCGCGACCACCCCGGAGGCGGTCGCGACGGCCATCGAAGTGGGCCTGCGCCGGCGCTCGGAGACGGTGTGGGTCCCAGGTGCGCTCCGACTGGTGATGTCAGCACTGCGGCATGCGCCGCGCGGGCTGTTCCGCCGCCTACCGATCTGA
- a CDS encoding FAD-binding protein, whose product MPADTVSVTGWGRTAPTTARLIRPRTYEEAAAAVRGCGARGGIPRGLGRAYGDAAQNAGGAVLDMTGLDRIHAIDADGGTVLCDAGVSLHRLMEVLLPLGWFVPVTPGTRYVTVGGAIGADIHGKNHHVSGSFSRHVLSLELVTADGEIHTVRRGTPLFDATTGGMGLTGVILTATVQLQPVETSLMSVDTERARDLDDLMARLVATDDHYRYSVAWIDLLARGAAMGRAVLTRGDHAPLEALREGTRARREPLAFHPSRLPAAPAFLPEGLLSRRTVGWFNEFWYRKAPRARTGELQRLPAFFHPLDGVPHWNRIYGRGGFVQYQFVVGHGQEDALRRIVRRISEHRCPSFLAVLKRFGDADPGWLSFPVPGWTLALDIPAGLPGLAALLDELDEEVAAAGGRVYLAKDSRLRPELLAAMYPRLDDFRALRAELDPRGVFVSDLARRLGL is encoded by the coding sequence ATGCCTGCCGACACCGTCTCCGTCACGGGATGGGGCCGCACCGCCCCCACCACCGCCCGTCTGATCCGCCCACGGACGTACGAGGAGGCCGCGGCAGCCGTTCGGGGCTGTGGGGCCCGCGGGGGCATCCCGAGGGGCCTGGGGCGGGCGTACGGGGACGCGGCGCAGAACGCCGGAGGTGCGGTGCTCGACATGACGGGCCTGGACCGCATCCACGCGATCGACGCCGACGGCGGCACCGTGCTGTGCGACGCGGGTGTCTCCCTGCACCGGCTGATGGAGGTGCTGCTGCCGCTCGGCTGGTTCGTGCCGGTGACGCCCGGCACCCGCTATGTGACGGTCGGCGGCGCGATCGGCGCCGACATCCACGGCAAGAACCACCACGTCTCGGGCTCCTTCTCCCGCCACGTCCTGTCCTTGGAACTCGTCACCGCCGACGGCGAGATCCACACCGTCCGCCGCGGCACGCCGCTGTTCGACGCCACCACCGGCGGCATGGGCCTGACCGGCGTGATCCTGACCGCGACGGTCCAACTCCAGCCGGTGGAGACCTCGCTGATGTCGGTCGACACGGAGCGTGCGCGGGACCTCGACGACCTGATGGCACGTCTGGTCGCCACCGACGACCACTACCGCTACTCGGTCGCGTGGATCGACCTGCTGGCGCGCGGCGCGGCAATGGGCCGCGCGGTGCTCACCCGCGGCGACCACGCGCCCCTGGAGGCACTGCGCGAAGGCACGCGCGCGCGTAGAGAGCCGCTCGCCTTCCACCCCTCCCGTCTGCCCGCCGCGCCCGCCTTCCTGCCGGAAGGACTGCTGAGCCGCCGCACGGTCGGCTGGTTCAACGAGTTCTGGTACCGCAAGGCGCCACGCGCGCGTACCGGCGAACTGCAGAGGCTCCCCGCCTTCTTCCACCCCCTGGACGGCGTCCCCCACTGGAACCGGATCTACGGCCGGGGCGGCTTCGTGCAGTACCAGTTCGTCGTCGGACACGGCCAGGAGGACGCCCTGCGCCGCATCGTGCGGCGCATCTCCGAGCACCGCTGCCCGTCCTTTCTGGCCGTGCTCAAGCGCTTCGGGGACGCCGACCCCGGCTGGCTCTCCTTCCCCGTCCCCGGCTGGACGCTGGCCCTGGACATCCCGGCCGGCCTGCCCGGCCTCGCCGCCCTCCTCGACGAGTTGGACGAGGAGGTGGCCGCGGCAGGCGGGCGTGTCTACCTCGCCAAGGACTCCCGGCTGCGGCCCGAACTGCTCGCCGCGATGTACCCCCGCCTCGACGACTTCCGCGCGCTGCGCGCGGAGCTCGACCCGCGCGGGGTCTTCGTGTCGGACCTGGCCCGCCGCCTCGGCCTTTAG
- a CDS encoding phosphatase PAP2 family protein, producing the protein MDHRSLGGTERRSLRGTDRRILSAFHARGRDPRVATAARALSWAGEHGALWLAAGLAGAAVDGGRRGAWLRGTALTAGAHLVSMGVKRVVRRPRPAHVTPLVHTVGRHSFPSSHATSAAAAAVAYGALGAYVIPPLAAAMCVSRLVVGVHYPSDVAAGAALGALTACVGAGWMRKEGRP; encoded by the coding sequence ATGGACCACCGAAGCCTCGGGGGCACGGAACGCCGAAGCCTCCGTGGCACGGATCGCCGCATCCTTTCGGCGTTCCACGCCCGCGGCCGCGACCCACGTGTCGCCACCGCCGCGCGCGCCCTGTCCTGGGCCGGCGAGCACGGCGCGCTGTGGCTGGCGGCGGGCCTCGCGGGGGCCGCCGTGGACGGTGGGCGACGCGGCGCCTGGTTGCGCGGCACAGCGCTCACCGCGGGGGCGCACCTCGTCAGCATGGGGGTGAAAAGGGTGGTGCGCCGCCCGCGCCCGGCGCATGTCACGCCCCTCGTGCACACCGTCGGCCGGCACTCCTTCCCCAGCTCCCACGCGACCTCCGCCGCGGCCGCCGCCGTCGCCTACGGCGCGCTCGGCGCGTACGTGATCCCGCCGCTCGCCGCCGCGATGTGCGTGTCACGCCTGGTCGTCGGCGTGCACTACCCCTCGGATGTGGCGGCGGGCGCGGCCCTGGGGGCGCTCACGGCGTGCGTCGGGGCGGGCTGGATGAGGAAGGAGGGGCGCCCATGA
- a CDS encoding decaprenyl-phosphate phosphoribosyltransferase yields MTEAAPLTSAARAREAMLHEQRTPARQAGPPPREGGLRALARGLLRTARPKQWVKNTLVIAAPAAAGELFSTRALTQLALVFALFTACAAAVYLTNDARDAEADRAHPTKCHRPIAAGQVPVPVAYAVGGALAVLAPAAAAWLTSPAVAALLMAYLGMQLAYCVSLKHVLVVDLVVVTTGFLMRAMVGGLALGIPLSRWFLITTGFGALFMVSAKRYSEAVQMAGKRGATRALLTEYTTGYLRFVWQLAAGVAVLAYCLWALEEGGVPHTSVLPWRQLSMVAFILAILRYAVFADRGTAGEPEDVVLHDRALAVIGLAWLAMYGLAVANW; encoded by the coding sequence ATGACTGAGGCAGCGCCCCTCACGAGTGCCGCACGCGCCAGGGAAGCGATGCTCCACGAGCAGCGCACGCCCGCGCGACAGGCCGGACCACCACCGCGCGAAGGCGGCCTACGCGCGCTTGCGCGAGGCCTTCTCAGAACCGCGCGCCCCAAGCAGTGGGTCAAGAACACCCTGGTCATCGCCGCTCCGGCCGCCGCCGGTGAGCTCTTCTCGACCCGCGCCCTGACCCAACTCGCGCTCGTCTTCGCCCTCTTCACCGCCTGTGCCGCCGCCGTCTACCTGACCAACGACGCCCGCGACGCCGAAGCGGACCGTGCGCACCCCACCAAGTGCCACCGCCCGATCGCCGCCGGACAGGTCCCCGTGCCCGTCGCGTACGCCGTCGGAGGCGCCCTCGCCGTCCTCGCGCCGGCCGCCGCGGCCTGGCTGACCTCGCCCGCCGTCGCGGCCCTGCTCATGGCTTACCTCGGCATGCAACTGGCGTACTGCGTCAGCCTCAAGCACGTCCTGGTCGTCGACCTCGTCGTCGTCACGACCGGGTTCCTGATGCGGGCGATGGTCGGCGGGCTCGCGCTCGGCATCCCGCTGTCACGCTGGTTCCTCATCACGACCGGGTTCGGGGCGCTGTTCATGGTGTCGGCCAAGCGCTACTCCGAGGCCGTGCAGATGGCCGGGAAAAGGGGCGCCACGCGCGCGTTGCTCACCGAGTACACCACCGGCTATCTGCGCTTCGTCTGGCAGTTGGCGGCCGGGGTGGCCGTCCTCGCGTACTGCCTGTGGGCCCTGGAGGAGGGCGGCGTCCCGCACACCAGCGTGCTGCCCTGGCGCCAGCTGTCCATGGTCGCCTTCATCCTCGCGATCCTGCGCTACGCCGTCTTCGCCGACCGCGGCACGGCGGGCGAACCCGAGGACGTCGTCCTGCACGACCGCGCGCTCGCCGTCATCGGCCTGGCGTGGCTGGCGATGTACGGGCTGGCGGTAGCCAATTGGTAG